A single window of Modestobacter italicus DNA harbors:
- the mnhG gene encoding monovalent cation/H(+) antiporter subunit G codes for MNDVDSVADVVAVACLLLGALLCLTAGLGLLRFPDVLSRMHAGTKPQAVGVLLIMVGSAIRLTGSSVVWMLLLVAVFQLLTAPVSAHMIGRIAYRRRHVRRDRLLVDELGSAPGSSSGPQGDEPADGDARHGR; via the coding sequence GTGAACGACGTCGACTCGGTCGCCGACGTGGTCGCCGTGGCCTGCCTGCTGCTGGGCGCGCTGCTGTGCCTGACCGCCGGGCTGGGGCTGCTCCGCTTCCCCGACGTGCTGTCCCGGATGCACGCCGGCACCAAGCCGCAGGCGGTCGGCGTGCTGCTGATCATGGTCGGCAGCGCCATCCGGCTGACCGGCTCCTCCGTGGTGTGGATGCTGCTGCTGGTCGCGGTCTTCCAGCTGCTCACCGCACCGGTGAGCGCGCACATGATCGGCCGCATCGCCTACCGGCGCCGACACGTGCGGCGCGACCGGCTGCTGGTCGACGAGCTGGGCAGCGCGCCGGGCAGCAGCAGCGGGCCGCAGGGCGACGAGCCGGCCGACGGCGACGCGCGCCACGGGCGCTGA
- a CDS encoding Na+/H+ antiporter subunit E: MTAPDVALRRLRDQLPLLAALVLVWNLLWGTWSWANLLSGVVVAVAVTWLLPLPPVTGGAGFHPAAALRYLARFATDLATSSAEVAWSALRPRGLSSGAIISVPLRTDSDLLLTMITESLCLVPGSIVIDLDREARTVALHLLSVRDLAEVERQRAEVLATEERVVRAFGSAADIAALDTAPDRRTAP; the protein is encoded by the coding sequence ATGACCGCGCCCGACGTCGCACTGCGCCGGCTCCGCGACCAGCTGCCGCTGCTGGCCGCCCTGGTCCTGGTCTGGAACCTGCTCTGGGGCACCTGGTCGTGGGCCAACCTGCTGTCCGGGGTCGTCGTCGCGGTCGCCGTCACCTGGCTGCTGCCGCTGCCGCCGGTGACCGGCGGTGCCGGCTTCCACCCCGCAGCCGCGCTCCGGTACCTGGCGCGGTTCGCGACCGACCTGGCCACCTCCAGCGCCGAGGTGGCCTGGTCGGCGCTGCGGCCGCGGGGCCTGTCCTCCGGCGCGATCATCTCGGTGCCGCTGCGGACCGACTCCGACCTGCTGCTCACCATGATCACCGAGTCGCTGTGCCTGGTGCCCGGCTCGATCGTCATCGACCTGGACCGGGAGGCGCGCACCGTCGCCCTGCACCTGCTGTCGGTGCGCGACCTGGCCGAGGTCGAGCGCCAGCGCGCCGAGGTGCTCGCCACCGAGGAGCGCGTGGTGCGCGCCTTCGGCTCGGCCGCCGACATCGCCGCCCTGGACACCGCGCCCGACCGGAGGACCGCCCCGTGA
- a CDS encoding aldehyde dehydrogenase family protein, giving the protein MTDRLAVRKTYKLYLGGAFPRSESGRTYEVTDAKGHFLANAAWASRKDARDAVVAARGAFAKWSGATAYNRGQVLYRVAEVMEGRAAQFAEEVAAGEGISSSKARAEVDAAIDRWVWYAGWTDKLAAVLGSTNPVAGPYFGFSVPEPTGVVAVLAPQRSSLLGLVSVLAPVLAAGNTAVVVSSKDRPLPAITLGEVLATSDVPGGVVNLLTGDAAEIGPWLAEHADVDAIDLAGAPAPLAMELERSAAGTVKRVLRAAAEEPDWTADPGLSRLRPFLETKSVWHPIGL; this is encoded by the coding sequence GTGACCGACCGCCTGGCCGTGCGCAAGACCTACAAGCTCTACCTGGGCGGGGCGTTCCCCCGGTCGGAGTCCGGCCGCACCTACGAGGTCACCGACGCCAAGGGCCACTTCCTGGCCAACGCCGCCTGGGCCTCCCGCAAGGACGCCCGGGACGCCGTCGTGGCCGCGCGCGGTGCGTTCGCGAAGTGGTCGGGTGCCACCGCCTACAACCGCGGCCAGGTGCTCTACCGGGTCGCCGAGGTGATGGAGGGCCGTGCGGCGCAGTTCGCCGAGGAGGTGGCCGCAGGCGAGGGGATCTCCTCGTCCAAGGCCCGGGCCGAGGTCGACGCCGCGATCGACCGGTGGGTCTGGTACGCCGGGTGGACCGACAAGCTCGCCGCGGTCCTGGGCAGCACCAACCCGGTCGCCGGCCCGTACTTCGGCTTCTCCGTGCCCGAGCCGACCGGGGTGGTCGCCGTGCTGGCACCCCAGCGGTCCAGCCTGCTCGGCCTGGTCAGCGTGCTGGCCCCGGTGCTGGCCGCCGGCAACACCGCCGTCGTGGTCAGCTCGAAGGACCGCCCGCTGCCGGCGATCACCCTCGGCGAGGTGCTGGCGACCTCCGACGTCCCGGGCGGGGTGGTCAACCTGCTGACCGGGGACGCCGCGGAGATCGGGCCGTGGCTGGCCGAGCACGCCGACGTGGACGCGATCGACCTCGCGGGCGCGCCCGCGCCGCTGGCCATGGAGCTGGAGCGCTCGGCGGCCGGGACCGTCAAGCGGGTGCTCCGAGCGGCGGCCGAGGAGCCGGACTGGACCGCCGATCCGGGGCTCTCCCGGCTGCGGCCGTTCCTGGAGACCAAGAGCGTCTGGCACCCCATCGGCCTCTGA
- a CDS encoding Na(+)/H(+) antiporter subunit C, whose protein sequence is MTPTVVLPVVIGGLYAAGVYLLLDRSLTRVLLGFLLLGNATNLLLLSSGGPAGLAPILGVAEPEEMSDPLPQAFVLTAIVITFGISAFLLAMIYRSWRLVRQEVVGVDEEDRRVAAREAMDADDLDPDDLDPDDRPAAHADSLPGDRDAEAALQRLHPGIASDDVGLPPTLRSRS, encoded by the coding sequence ATGACCCCGACCGTCGTCCTGCCGGTGGTCATCGGCGGCCTCTACGCCGCCGGCGTCTACCTGCTCCTGGACCGCAGCCTGACCCGCGTCCTGCTCGGCTTCCTGCTGCTGGGCAACGCCACCAACCTGCTGCTGCTCTCCTCCGGCGGGCCGGCCGGGCTCGCGCCGATCCTCGGGGTCGCCGAGCCCGAGGAGATGAGCGACCCGCTGCCGCAGGCGTTCGTGCTCACCGCGATCGTGATCACCTTCGGCATCTCCGCCTTCCTGCTGGCGATGATCTACCGCTCCTGGCGGCTGGTCCGCCAGGAGGTGGTCGGCGTTGACGAGGAGGACCGCCGGGTCGCCGCCCGGGAGGCGATGGACGCCGACGACCTCGACCCCGACGACCTCGACCCCGACGACCGGCCGGCCGCGCACGCCGACAGCCTGCCCGGCGACCGGGACGCCGAGGCCGCGCTGCAGCGCCTGCACCCGGGCATCGCCTCCGACGACGTGGGCCTGCCCCCGACCCTGCGGAGCCGCTCGTGA
- a CDS encoding DEAD/DEAH box helicase yields MTEETPEIPAEPTGPTFAQLGLPQPLVTALERKGIRHPFAIQTSALPDALAGRDVLGKAATGSGKTLAFGLPLLARLGAEPQQGRRAPRGLILVPTRELAQQVHDNLAPLGQSNGVQLAAVYGGASMYRQIQQLRRGVDVLIATPGRLQDLINQGEATLAEVVVSVIDEADFMSDLGFLPVVKELLDQTRSDGQRLLFSATLDGEVDTLVRRYLKDPARHEVAKAADTGPQAEHLAYSVSFPDKLKIAEAMAARPGRIIIFVRTQHGADRLADNLQMVGIKAEAIHGGLPQSARRRALEAFTDARSPVLVATDVAARGIHVDDVSLVLHYDPPADHKTYLHRSGRTARAGAAGVVVSLLLPDQVGQAKRRFRQAKLDPQVTRIRPGDAPITDLVAGGTFVEPIVRPVRESRRPAGGRDGRRPTGDRPGYRGGPRRPAGDRERTYGDRPSGERSYGDRDRSAADRPAGGDRDRSYGGRPSGERSYGDRDRSAGGGDRDRRPGGYRSSGEGHRPGGRPARPARSF; encoded by the coding sequence GTGACCGAGGAGACCCCCGAGATCCCCGCCGAGCCCACCGGCCCGACCTTCGCCCAGCTGGGCCTGCCCCAGCCGCTGGTCACCGCGCTCGAGCGCAAGGGCATCCGCCACCCGTTCGCCATCCAGACCAGCGCCCTGCCGGACGCCCTCGCCGGGCGCGACGTGCTCGGCAAGGCCGCCACCGGCTCGGGCAAGACGCTGGCCTTCGGCCTGCCGCTGCTGGCCCGCCTCGGCGCGGAGCCGCAGCAGGGTCGCCGCGCACCCCGCGGCCTGATCCTCGTGCCGACCCGCGAGCTGGCCCAGCAGGTGCACGACAACCTGGCCCCCCTCGGCCAGAGCAACGGCGTGCAGCTGGCGGCCGTCTACGGCGGTGCCTCGATGTACCGCCAGATCCAGCAGCTGCGCCGCGGCGTCGACGTCCTCATCGCCACCCCCGGGCGGCTGCAGGACCTGATCAACCAGGGCGAGGCGACCCTCGCCGAGGTCGTCGTCTCGGTCATCGACGAGGCCGACTTCATGTCCGACCTCGGCTTCCTGCCGGTGGTCAAGGAGCTGCTCGACCAGACGCGCTCCGACGGTCAGCGGCTGCTGTTCTCGGCCACGCTGGACGGCGAGGTCGACACCCTGGTGCGTCGCTACCTCAAGGACCCGGCGCGGCACGAGGTCGCCAAGGCCGCTGACACCGGCCCGCAGGCCGAGCACCTGGCCTACAGCGTGTCCTTCCCGGACAAGCTGAAGATCGCGGAGGCGATGGCCGCCCGTCCGGGCCGGATCATCATCTTCGTGCGCACCCAGCACGGTGCCGACCGGCTGGCCGACAACCTGCAGATGGTCGGCATCAAGGCCGAGGCCATCCACGGTGGCCTGCCGCAGTCGGCCCGCCGCCGGGCCCTGGAGGCGTTCACCGACGCCCGCAGCCCGGTGCTGGTGGCCACCGACGTCGCCGCGCGTGGCATCCACGTCGACGACGTGTCGCTGGTGCTGCACTACGACCCGCCGGCAGACCACAAGACCTACCTGCACCGCTCCGGCCGCACCGCGCGCGCCGGTGCCGCGGGTGTCGTGGTCTCGCTGCTGCTGCCCGACCAGGTGGGGCAGGCCAAGCGCCGGTTCCGCCAGGCCAAGCTGGACCCGCAGGTGACCCGGATCCGTCCGGGTGACGCGCCCATCACCGACCTCGTCGCCGGTGGCACGTTCGTCGAGCCGATCGTCCGTCCGGTGCGCGAGTCGCGCCGTCCGGCCGGCGGTCGCGACGGGCGTCGTCCCACCGGTGACCGTCCCGGCTACCGGGGTGGCCCGCGTCGGCCCGCCGGCGACCGCGAGCGCACGTACGGAGACCGCCCCTCGGGCGAGCGCTCCTACGGCGATCGGGATCGCTCCGCTGCCGACCGGCCTGCCGGTGGCGACCGCGACCGCTCGTACGGAGGCCGCCCCTCGGGCGAGCGCTCCTACGGCGATCGGGATCGCTCCGCGGGTGGCGGCGACCGGGACCGTCGTCCCGGTGGCTACCGCAGCTCGGGTGAGGGGCACCGCCCCGGCGGCCGCCCCGCCCGCCCGGCTCGGAGCTTCTGA
- the deoC gene encoding deoxyribose-phosphate aldolase → MTHVLDPSALTGGGSLTGPLPDPFADVTRSDDAFRAFLHGLPGVDQVGAENRVKVLGTRSIKTTAKAWAIDTAISMVDLTTLEGSDTPGKVRSLAAKARRPDPEDPGCPPVAAVCVYGDLAGVAKEALAGTGIKVAAVATAFPSGRASRAVKLADVADAVSGGADEIDMVIDRGAFLAGRYLDVFEEIVAVKEACGAAHLKVILETGELVTLDAVRRASWLAMLAGGDFIKTSTGKISPAATLPVCLVMLEAVRDFRAATGRQVGVKPAGGIRTTKDAVKHLVLVNETAGADWLSPDWFRFGASSLLNDLLLQRQKLRTGHYSGPDHVSVD, encoded by the coding sequence ATGACCCACGTGCTGGACCCGAGCGCGCTCACCGGCGGGGGGAGCCTGACCGGCCCCCTCCCGGACCCGTTCGCCGACGTGACCCGTTCGGACGACGCCTTCCGTGCCTTCCTGCACGGCCTGCCCGGCGTCGACCAGGTCGGCGCCGAGAACCGGGTGAAGGTGCTGGGCACCCGCTCGATCAAGACCACCGCCAAGGCGTGGGCGATCGACACCGCCATCTCGATGGTCGACCTGACCACGCTGGAGGGCTCGGACACCCCCGGCAAGGTCCGGTCGCTCGCCGCCAAGGCCCGCCGTCCCGACCCCGAGGACCCCGGCTGCCCGCCCGTCGCCGCGGTCTGCGTCTACGGCGACCTGGCCGGCGTCGCGAAGGAGGCCCTGGCCGGCACCGGCATCAAGGTGGCCGCCGTCGCCACCGCGTTCCCCAGCGGCCGGGCCAGCCGGGCGGTGAAGCTCGCCGACGTGGCCGACGCCGTGAGCGGGGGCGCCGACGAGATCGACATGGTCATCGACCGCGGCGCCTTCCTGGCCGGCCGCTACCTCGACGTGTTCGAGGAGATCGTCGCGGTGAAGGAGGCGTGCGGGGCCGCCCACCTCAAGGTCATCCTGGAGACCGGCGAGCTGGTCACCCTGGACGCCGTCCGCCGCGCCTCCTGGCTGGCGATGCTGGCCGGCGGCGACTTCATCAAGACCTCCACCGGCAAGATCTCCCCCGCCGCCACGCTGCCGGTCTGCCTGGTGATGCTCGAGGCGGTGCGCGACTTCCGCGCCGCCACCGGCCGCCAGGTCGGCGTCAAGCCCGCCGGCGGCATCCGGACGACGAAGGACGCCGTCAAGCACCTCGTGCTGGTCAACGAGACCGCCGGGGCCGACTGGCTCTCCCCCGACTGGTTCCGCTTCGGCGCCTCCAGCCTGCTCAACGACCTGCTCCTGCAGCGGCAGAAGCTCCGCACCGGCCACTACTCCGGCCCCGACCACGTGAGCGTCGACTGA
- a CDS encoding Na+/H+ antiporter subunit D: protein MTSVLTPLPVLLPLLGAAGALLVGRHPRTQRTLSILVLSAVLAVSVALLLLADANGAEAVSVGGWPVPLGIVLVVDRLSALMLVVASTVALGVLVFAVGQGSADGDEETPLSIFHPTFLVLIAGVSNAFLAGDLFNLYVGFEILLTASYVLLTLGGSAPRIRAGITYIVVSLLSSLLFLAAIALVYASTGTVNMAQLAVRLAELPAGTQLLLQSMLLIAFCIKAAVFPLSAWLPDSYPTAPAPVTAVFAGLLTKVGVYAIIRTQTLLFPGGALDDVLMWAALATMLIGILGAVAQTDIRRILSFTLVSHIGYMVFGIALGTTAGLAGAVFYVAHHIAIQTTLFLVAGLVERQGGSTSVDRLGGLARSSPLLALLFFVPAMNLAGIPPLSGFIGKLGLLEAGVAEGSWLAMVLVAGGVVTSLLTLVAIARVWTRAFWRPAAGETPAAAQPEPVGATATDGRPARAAARQRAWARHTAVATDTTPSQDGFGDAPRGRRPSPARPLPGVMLGATTAMVAVTAALTVIAGPLYGYTDRAAADLRDRTPYLESVFGEEAGR from the coding sequence GTGACCAGCGTCCTCACCCCGCTGCCGGTGCTGCTGCCGCTGCTCGGCGCGGCCGGCGCGCTGCTGGTCGGCCGGCACCCCCGGACCCAGCGGACGCTGAGCATCCTGGTGCTCTCCGCGGTGCTCGCCGTCTCGGTCGCGCTGCTGCTGCTCGCCGACGCGAACGGCGCCGAGGCGGTGTCGGTCGGGGGCTGGCCGGTGCCGCTGGGCATCGTGCTGGTCGTCGACCGGCTGTCCGCGCTGATGCTCGTGGTGGCCAGCACCGTCGCCCTCGGCGTCCTGGTGTTCGCCGTCGGCCAGGGCTCGGCGGACGGCGACGAGGAGACGCCGCTGTCGATCTTCCACCCGACGTTCCTGGTGCTGATCGCCGGCGTGAGCAACGCGTTCCTCGCCGGCGACCTGTTCAACCTCTACGTCGGCTTCGAGATCCTGCTGACCGCCAGCTACGTGCTGCTGACCCTGGGCGGCTCCGCGCCGCGCATCCGGGCCGGCATCACCTACATCGTGGTCAGCCTGCTCAGCTCGCTGCTCTTCCTCGCCGCGATCGCCCTGGTGTACGCCTCGACCGGCACGGTGAACATGGCCCAGCTCGCCGTCCGGCTGGCCGAGCTGCCCGCCGGCACCCAGCTGCTGCTGCAGTCGATGCTGCTCATCGCCTTCTGCATCAAGGCCGCGGTCTTCCCGCTGTCGGCGTGGCTGCCGGACAGCTACCCGACCGCGCCGGCGCCGGTGACCGCGGTGTTCGCCGGTCTGCTCACCAAGGTCGGCGTGTACGCGATCATCCGCACCCAGACGCTGCTGTTCCCCGGCGGCGCGCTGGACGACGTGCTGATGTGGGCGGCGCTGGCGACCATGCTGATCGGCATCCTGGGTGCGGTCGCGCAGACCGACATCCGGCGGATCCTGTCCTTCACCCTGGTCAGCCACATCGGCTACATGGTCTTCGGCATCGCCCTCGGGACGACCGCGGGCCTGGCCGGGGCGGTGTTCTACGTGGCCCACCACATCGCCATCCAGACGACGCTGTTCCTGGTGGCGGGGCTGGTGGAACGGCAGGGCGGGTCGACCTCGGTCGACCGGCTGGGCGGGCTGGCCCGGTCCTCCCCGCTGCTGGCGCTGCTGTTCTTCGTGCCGGCGATGAACCTGGCCGGCATCCCCCCGCTGTCGGGGTTCATCGGCAAGCTCGGCCTGCTGGAGGCCGGCGTCGCCGAGGGCAGCTGGCTGGCGATGGTGCTGGTCGCCGGCGGCGTGGTCACCAGCCTGCTCACGCTGGTGGCGATCGCGCGGGTGTGGACCCGGGCCTTCTGGCGACCCGCCGCCGGCGAGACCCCGGCGGCTGCGCAGCCGGAGCCGGTGGGGGCGACGGCCACCGACGGCCGTCCCGCCCGCGCGGCCGCCCGCCAGCGGGCCTGGGCGCGGCACACCGCGGTCGCCACCGACACCACCCCGTCGCAGGACGGGTTCGGTGACGCACCGCGCGGCCGCCGGCCCAGCCCGGCGCGCCCGCTGCCCGGGGTCATGCTCGGCGCGACGACGGCCATGGTCGCGGTCACCGCCGCCCTGACCGTGATCGCCGGCCCGCTCTACGGCTACACCGACCGCGCCGCCGCCGATCTGCGCGACCGGACCCCGTACCTGGAGTCGGTGTTCGGCGAGGAGGCGGGACGATGA
- a CDS encoding monovalent cation/H+ antiporter complex subunit F, whose amino-acid sequence MTVVSVLAFTMLGAGVLLALVRLALGPSLLDRVVATDALLVIISAGLAVYAALTRNPTVVPVLVVVSLLGFVGSVSVARYIGGMLSDAADDDRRADPVPEARP is encoded by the coding sequence GTGACCGTCGTCTCCGTGCTCGCCTTCACGATGCTCGGCGCCGGGGTGCTGCTCGCGCTCGTCCGCCTGGCGCTGGGGCCCTCGCTGTTGGACCGGGTGGTCGCCACCGACGCGCTGCTGGTGATCATCTCCGCCGGGCTGGCCGTCTACGCCGCGCTGACCCGCAACCCGACCGTCGTCCCGGTGTTGGTCGTGGTGTCGCTGCTGGGGTTCGTCGGGTCGGTCTCGGTGGCCCGCTACATCGGCGGCATGCTGTCGGACGCCGCGGACGACGACCGGCGCGCCGACCCCGTCCCGGAGGCCCGGCCGTGA
- a CDS encoding adenosine deaminase: MPAAPLDATTLARAPKVLLHDHLDGGLRPQTVLELADEVGYGALPADEPEALGRWFREAAYSGSLERYLLTFAHTVGVMQRPEAVQRVARECALDLAADGVVYAEVRMAPELLTAMPLQAAVEAMLDGYAQGSREAAAAGRPIVVGALLCAMRQADRWVEVAEQVVAFRDAGVVGFDLAGPEDGFPPDRIPDALALLDRAGAHRTIHAGEAAGIESIRAALDGAGAERLGHGVRIADEVPLDGPLGPVARRVLEERVPLEVAPSSNVQTGAYPSLAAHPVGRLHRGGFTVTLNTDNRLMSGVSLTSEFADVVATHGWSWNDVQTVTERALTGAFLDDGERTRLLHDVVRPGYAALRE; this comes from the coding sequence ATGCCCGCCGCACCACTGGACGCCACCACCCTCGCCCGCGCGCCCAAGGTGCTGCTGCACGACCACCTCGACGGCGGGCTGCGCCCGCAGACCGTCCTCGAGCTCGCCGACGAGGTGGGCTACGGCGCGCTGCCGGCCGACGAGCCGGAGGCGCTGGGCCGGTGGTTCCGCGAGGCCGCGTACTCCGGCTCGCTGGAGCGCTACCTGCTCACCTTCGCGCACACCGTCGGGGTGATGCAGCGGCCCGAGGCGGTGCAGCGGGTGGCGCGCGAGTGCGCGCTGGACCTGGCGGCCGACGGCGTCGTCTACGCCGAGGTGCGGATGGCCCCCGAGCTGCTCACCGCCATGCCGCTGCAGGCCGCGGTCGAGGCGATGCTCGACGGGTACGCCCAGGGCAGCCGGGAGGCCGCCGCGGCGGGCCGGCCGATCGTCGTCGGCGCCCTGCTGTGCGCCATGCGCCAGGCCGACCGCTGGGTCGAGGTCGCCGAGCAGGTCGTCGCCTTCCGGGACGCCGGCGTGGTGGGCTTCGACCTCGCCGGGCCCGAGGACGGCTTCCCGCCGGACCGTATCCCCGACGCCCTGGCGCTGCTCGACCGGGCCGGTGCGCACCGCACCATCCATGCCGGTGAGGCGGCCGGCATCGAGTCCATCCGGGCGGCCCTGGACGGCGCGGGTGCCGAGCGTCTCGGCCACGGCGTGCGGATCGCCGACGAGGTGCCGCTGGACGGCCCGCTGGGCCCGGTCGCGCGGCGTGTCCTGGAGGAGCGGGTGCCGCTGGAGGTCGCCCCCTCGTCCAACGTGCAGACCGGCGCCTACCCCTCGCTCGCCGCGCACCCGGTCGGCCGGCTGCACCGCGGCGGCTTCACCGTGACCCTCAACACCGACAACCGGCTGATGAGCGGGGTGTCGCTGACCAGCGAGTTCGCCGACGTCGTGGCCACCCACGGCTGGAGCTGGAACGACGTCCAGACGGTCACCGAGCGCGCGCTGACCGGCGCCTTCCTCGACGACGGCGAGCGGACGCGGCTGCTGCACGACGTCGTCCGACCGGGGTACGCCGCCCTGCGCGAGTGA
- a CDS encoding ABC transporter permease codes for MTTVDRPLPSVGSVCRTRAGVELKEFFRQRESVVFTLMFPVILLLVFGAVLDYDLGSGVSFTQYFMAGVIAAGILGASLQNMAINIATERSDGTLKGLAGTPMPKAAYFVGKVVQVFAVTVAIIAILLAIGAVFYGVDLPSGSDWITFVWVAGLGSAACTLLGIAVSSLARNGRSASATVTPIALVLQFISGVFFLFSQVPTWLQTIAALFPLKWMAQGLRSVFLPDALAAQEPAGSWELGRVALVLGIWCVVGLVLCVRTFRWQDKIDR; via the coding sequence ATGACGACCGTCGACCGCCCGCTGCCCTCGGTCGGCAGCGTCTGCCGCACCCGTGCCGGGGTGGAGCTCAAGGAGTTCTTCCGGCAGCGCGAGTCCGTCGTCTTCACCCTGATGTTCCCGGTGATCCTGCTGCTGGTCTTCGGCGCGGTCCTGGACTACGACCTGGGCAGCGGCGTCTCCTTCACCCAGTACTTCATGGCCGGGGTGATCGCCGCCGGCATCCTCGGCGCCAGCCTGCAGAACATGGCGATCAACATCGCCACCGAGCGCAGCGACGGCACGCTCAAGGGCCTGGCCGGCACCCCGATGCCGAAGGCCGCCTACTTCGTCGGCAAGGTCGTGCAGGTCTTCGCCGTCACGGTGGCGATCATCGCGATCCTGCTGGCCATCGGCGCGGTCTTCTACGGCGTCGACCTGCCGTCGGGGTCGGACTGGATCACCTTCGTCTGGGTCGCCGGGCTGGGCTCGGCGGCCTGCACCCTGCTGGGCATCGCCGTCTCGAGCCTGGCCCGCAACGGCCGGTCGGCCTCGGCGACGGTCACCCCGATCGCGCTGGTATTGCAGTTCATCTCCGGCGTCTTCTTCCTGTTCAGCCAGGTGCCGACCTGGCTGCAGACGATCGCCGCGCTGTTCCCGCTCAAGTGGATGGCGCAGGGCCTGCGCTCGGTGTTCCTGCCCGACGCGCTCGCCGCGCAGGAGCCGGCCGGCAGCTGGGAGCTGGGCCGGGTCGCGCTGGTGCTGGGCATCTGGTGCGTCGTCGGGCTGGTGCTCTGCGTCCGCACGTTCCGCTGGCAGGACAAGATCGACCGCTGA
- a CDS encoding aldehyde dehydrogenase family protein: MSIFEYAPAPESRSIVDVRPSYGLFIDGEFTDGTGTPLKTVNPATEEVLSEVATGSDADVDRAVRAARRAFTRVWGPMRPADRGKYLFRIARLLQERAREFAVLETLDNGKPIRESRDVDVPLAAAHFFYHAGWADKLEHAGLGPAPRPLGVAGQVIPWNFPLLMLAWKVAPALATGNTVVLKPAETTPLTALLFAEVCRQADLPPGVVNIVTGAGETGRAVISHPDVDKVAFTGSTEVGRSIARAVAGTSKRLTLELGGKAANIVFDDAPIDQAVEGIVRGIFFNQGHVCCAGSRLLVQENVHDEVVAALQRRIGTLRVGDPMDKNTDLGAINSAEQLARVRELTAFGVDEGATCWQPEGELPGRGFWFKPTVFTDVSPAHRIARDEVFGPVLSVMTFRTPDEAVAKANNTTYGLSAGIWSEKGSRILKITDQLRAGVVWANTFNEFDPTSPFGGYKQSGYGREGGRQGLAAYLQGETK, encoded by the coding sequence ATGAGCATCTTCGAGTACGCCCCCGCGCCCGAGTCGCGGTCGATCGTCGACGTCCGGCCGAGCTACGGGCTGTTCATCGACGGTGAGTTCACCGACGGCACCGGCACCCCGCTGAAGACCGTCAACCCGGCCACCGAGGAGGTGCTCAGCGAGGTCGCCACCGGCAGCGACGCCGACGTCGACCGCGCCGTCCGGGCCGCCCGCCGCGCCTTCACCCGGGTCTGGGGGCCGATGCGCCCGGCCGACCGCGGCAAGTACCTGTTCCGGATCGCCCGGCTGCTGCAGGAGCGCGCGCGGGAGTTCGCCGTCCTGGAGACCCTGGACAACGGCAAGCCGATCCGGGAGAGCCGGGACGTCGACGTCCCGCTGGCCGCGGCGCACTTCTTCTACCATGCGGGCTGGGCCGACAAGCTCGAGCACGCGGGCCTCGGCCCGGCTCCGCGCCCGCTCGGCGTGGCCGGGCAGGTCATCCCGTGGAACTTCCCGCTGCTGATGCTGGCCTGGAAGGTCGCCCCGGCGCTGGCCACCGGCAACACCGTCGTCCTGAAGCCGGCCGAGACCACCCCGCTGACCGCGCTGCTGTTTGCCGAGGTCTGCCGGCAGGCCGACCTGCCCCCGGGCGTGGTCAACATCGTCACCGGCGCCGGCGAGACCGGCCGCGCGGTGATCAGCCACCCCGACGTGGACAAGGTGGCCTTCACCGGCTCCACGGAGGTCGGCCGGTCGATCGCCCGCGCGGTCGCCGGGACGTCGAAGCGGCTCACCCTCGAGCTCGGCGGCAAGGCGGCGAACATCGTGTTCGACGACGCCCCCATCGACCAGGCCGTCGAGGGCATCGTGCGCGGGATCTTCTTCAACCAGGGCCACGTCTGCTGCGCGGGCTCCCGGCTGCTGGTGCAGGAGAACGTGCACGACGAGGTGGTCGCGGCCCTGCAGCGCCGGATCGGCACGCTGCGGGTCGGTGACCCGATGGACAAGAACACCGACCTCGGCGCGATCAACTCCGCCGAGCAGCTCGCCCGGGTCCGCGAGCTGACCGCCTTCGGCGTCGATGAGGGCGCCACCTGCTGGCAGCCCGAGGGCGAGCTGCCGGGCCGTGGGTTCTGGTTCAAGCCGACCGTGTTCACCGACGTCTCCCCCGCCCACCGGATCGCCCGGGACGAGGTGTTCGGCCCGGTGCTCTCGGTGATGACCTTCCGCACGCCCGACGAGGCGGTGGCCAAGGCGAACAACACGACCTACGGGCTCTCGGCCGGCATCTGGTCGGAGAAGGGCTCGCGGATCCTGAAGATCACCGACCAGCTGCGCGCCGGGGTGGTCTGGGCCAACACCTTCAACGAGTTCGACCCGACCTCGCCGTTCGGCGGCTACAAGCAGTCCGGCTACGGCCGCGAGGGCGGCCGGCAGGGCCTCGCGGCCTACCTCCAGGGAGAGACCAAGTGA